One Candidatus Poribacteria bacterium genomic window, CATCTTCCTCCGGCGGGTCAAAGACCCTCGGCTCCAGGAATGCGTTGTCTCGAACGTGCGCGTGTCGAGCGATCTGCGCGTCGCTTGGGTGGGTCTGAGCATCTACGACGCGGACGAGCCGAGCATTCGCAAGGCATTGGCGAAGGCGTCCGGCTACATCCGCCGGGAAGCCGCGAGTCGGCTCGATCTGCGCCATAGCCCGGAGCTTCGCTTCGAGGTGGATCGCGGGCCCAAGCTCCTGATGGACATGACGGAGCGCCTGCGTTCCCTGAATATCCCGCCGGACGGATCCGACCCCGAGGACGAGGACTCAGCCGAGTGAGCGACACCCATTCGGTCGCGTCGGAGCGCTTCCGCGACATTCTGGACGCG contains:
- the rbfA gene encoding 30S ribosome-binding factor RbfA, which produces MRERGSSMRVERIAELLKRELADIFLRRVKDPRLQECVVSNVRVSSDLRVAWVGLSIYDADEPSIRKALAKASGYIRREAASRLDLRHSPELRFEVDRGPKLLMDMTERLRSLNIPPDGSDPEDEDSAE